From a single Syngnathus scovelli strain Florida chromosome 2, RoL_Ssco_1.2, whole genome shotgun sequence genomic region:
- the LOC125988254 gene encoding plakophilin-4 isoform X6, translated as MEEVDSQGEGPMALREGSSGRGIPTETGGASKTTTTTNLLASVKEQELQFERLTRELEEERQIVASQLERCMLGAESPVADSSSSSEKSFAWRSPGGDAQGIAASACQGRGMEAEDGLYPPEADRASLHDSEGSGGHSAHVTSYSDSGYQDSSVSYYSNQNVVRSEPRASLSRSPRAEGQASGQPSGRMLRRMSSLPSRSQSPGCATAGTVSPSRISLRTSQGSTYDSPILSEPKPLATVFPGTSVPPSCPSPSSPGDGRGAGGAAGRLGSTLSLIEGRVLLGSPLRSGMTAVPQHYGSTLPRQSQSLAYGADPYGLYQRSALPRPDSLIGLHSSYAAGQSGQIDPELRAALSPDSHMTAVFDERTFHSPLFHSPSQELQGSLYGTGAGVGTLRRTTSHCSTLPYQRSSYGLNNAAVYLDSFGVPGEPVYSHQHSELVERMVTRTPSIESIHKDPREFAWRDPELPEVIHMLQHHFPSVQANAAAYLQHLCFGDNRVKVEVCHLGGIQHLVDLLDNKAAEVQKSACGALRNLVYGKATDNNKVALRNCGGVPALLRLLRKTTDNEVRELVTGVLWNLSSCDAVKMTIIRDALTTLTNTVVIPHSGWSSLSHRDQHKIKFQSSLLLRNTTGCLRNLSSAGEEARGQLRCCEGLIDSLLHILKACVNTSDFDSKIVENSVCTLRNLSYRLEVEMPSSRLLGNQELDTLLGFSTTAKELDYICWGKRRRGRKRTDWPDEKQWDGTGPIPGFSPSLRGAELLWHPSVVKAYLNLLAESSNAATLEGAAGSLQNLSAGNWKFSAYIRAAVRKEKGLPILVELLRMDNDRVVCSVATALRNMALDARNKELTGKYAMRDLINRLPGGNPSVLSDDTVASVCCTLHEVTSHNMENAKALADSGGIEKLVDISKGRGKGYSMKVMKAAAQVLNTLWQYRELRSLYKQDGWNYTHFITPVSTLERDRYRSQPTLPTSPMHMSPVIQSGGSATSSPAMLGIRRHSSNYPRETSSMQVDSYYGENTLRRHHYPGSEKKNTYFIGTYSSQSGDELRRAQDYGVEQYEDEPVQLTPSSPDGYAGQPLRFKSNTNYVDFYSTTRRPSNRANKFTGSPDSWV; from the exons CTCGTCGGAGAAATCGTTTGCCTGGAGATCTCCGg GGGGCGACGCGCAGGGCATAGCGGCATCTGCATGTCAAGGTCGTGGAATGGAGGCGGAGGACGGACTCTACCCGCCCGAAGCGGACCGTGCATCCCTGCATGACAGTGAGG GCTCGGGGGGCCACTCGGCTCACGTGACGTCATATTCAGACAGCGGCTATCAGGACAGCAGCGTCAGTTACTACAGCAACCAGAACGTGGTGCGTTCCGAGCCTCGTGCTTCCCTCTCCAGAAGTCCGAGAGCTGAGGGTCAAGCGTCCGGGCAG CCATCTGGCCGGATGCTGCGTAGGATGTCGTCCCTCCCTTCCAGGAGCCAGTCTCCCGGCTGCGCCACGGCCGGCACCGTTTCACCCTCTCGCATATCATTGCGAACATCTCAAGGCAGCACCTATGACTCACCCATCCTCTCCGAACCCAAACCGCTGGCGACGGTCTTCCCCGGCACTAGCGTGCCACCCTCCTGCCCGTCGCCCTCCTCCCCAGGCGACGGCAGGGGAGCGGGCGGCGCTGCCGGCCGTCTGGGTTCCACGCTGTCCCTCATCGAGGGGCGGGTTTTGCTGGGGTCACCCCTGCGCTCCGGGATGACGGCCGTACCGCAGCATTACGGCTCCACGCTGCCCAGACAGAGTCAGTCCTTAGCCTACGGCGCTGACCCGTATGGCCTGTACCAGAGGAGCGCCCTTCCCCGCCCTGACAGCCTCATAG GCCTCCACAGCTCCTACGCCGCTGGTCAGTCAGGCCAGATTGACCCGGAGTTGAGGGCAGCGTTGTCTCCAGATTCCCACATGACAGCAGTTTTTGATGAGCGCACCTTCCACAGCCCCTTGTTTCACAGCCCCTCCCAAGAACTGCAGGGCTCCCTCTACGGGACAGGTGCAG GTGTCGGGACCTTGCGGCGGACCACAAGCCATTGCAGCACTCTGCCATACCAAAGAAGCAGCTACGGACTAAACAATGCGGCTGTGTACCTCGACTCCTTTGGGGTCCCCGGCGAGCCCGTCTACTCGCATCAGCACTCGGAGCTGGTGGAGCGGATGGTCACCCGCACGCCATCCATTGAGAGCATCCACAAAGACCCCAG GGAGTTTGCGTGGCGTGACCCCGAGCTGCCGGAGGTCATCCACATGCTGCAGCATCATTTCCCGTCCGTGCAGGCCAATGCGGCCGCTTATCTGCAGCACCTGTGCTTTGGAGACAACAGGGTCAAAGTTGAG GTGTGTCACCTCGGCGGCATCCAGCACTTGGTGGATCTGCTCGACAACAAGGCAGCTGAAGTGCAAAAGAGCGCCTGTGGGGCTTTGAGGAACCTGGTGTACGGGAAAGCCACAGACAACAACAAGGTGGCACTGAGGAACTGCGGGGGCGTGCCTGCACTCTTGCGCCTCCTCAGGAAAACAACAGACAATGAAGTTCGGGAGCTGGTGACCG GGGTCTTGTGGAACCTGTCGTCCTGCGACGCGGTGAAGATGACCATCATTCGCGACGCTCTGACCACATTGACCAACACGGTGGTCATCCCCCACTCAGGCTGGAGTAGCCTGTCACATCGTGATCAACACAAGATCAAGTTCCAATCCTCCCTACTGCTGCGAAACACCACCGGCTGTCTGag GAACTTGAGCTCGGCAGGGGAGGAGGCGAGGGGTCAGCTGCGCTGCTGTGAGGGTTTGATAGACTCTCTGCTTCACATCCTGAAAGCCTGTGTCAATACCTCTGACTTTGACAGCAAG ATTGTGGAGAACAGCGTGTGCACACTAAGGAACCTCTCCTACCGGCTGGAGGTGGAGATGCCATCCTCTCGTCTCCTCGGCAACCAGGAGCTGGACACCCTCTTGGGGTTCTCCACCACGGCCAAGGAGTTAGACTACATCTGCTGGGGGAAGAGGAGGCGTGGTAGGAAGAGGACAGACTGGCCGGATGAAAAA CAGTGGGACGGCACGGGGCCCATTCCGGGCTTTTCTCCGTCTCTAAGGGGCGCCGAGCTGCTGTGGCATCCATCGGTGGTCAAAGCGTACCTCAACTTGCTGGCCGAGAGCTCAAACGCCGCCACGCTGGAGGGGGCCGCCGGCTCGCTGCAAAATCTCTCCGCGGGAAACTGGAAG TTCTCGGCCTACATCCGAGCGGCCGTGCGCAAGGAGAAAGGTTTGCCAATCCTAGTGGAGCTCCTGAGGATGGACAACGACCGAGTGGTCTGCTCCgtcgccaccgccctccgcaaCATGGCCCTGGACGCACGCAACAAGGAGCTCACGG gaaagtacgccatgcGAGATCTGATCAACCGGCTTCCCGGCGGAAATCCCTCGGTGTTGTCGGATGACACGGTGGCGTCCGTCTGCTGCACCCTGCACGAGGTCACCAGCCACAACATGGAGAACGCCAAAGCTCTGGCTGACAGCGGAGGCATCGAGAAGCTGGTGGACATCAGCAAAGGACGAGGCAAAGG GTACTCAATGAAGGTCATGAAGGCAGCTGCTCAAGTGTTGAACACGCTGTGGCAGTACCGAGAGCTGAGGAGTCTCTACAAACAG GACGGCTGGAACTACACTCACTTTATCACACCGGTTTCCACTTTGGAGCGAGACCGCTACCGCTCGCAGCCGACGCTCCCCACCAGCCCCATGCACATGTCCCCCGTCATCCAATCCG GTGGTAGCGCCACATCCTCGCCGGCGATGCTGGGCATCAGGAGGCACAGCTCCAACTACCCGAGAGAGACGTCATCTATGCAAGTGGACTCGTACTACGGAGAGAACACTTTACGCAGGCATCACTACCCAG ggTCTGAGAAGAAAAACACCTATTTCATTGGCACATACAGCTCCCAGTCTGGAGATGAGCTAAGAAGGGCCCAG GATTACGGAGTGGAGCAGTATGAGGACGAGCCGGTCCAGCTGACGCCGTCCTCCCCCGACGGCTACGCCGGCCAGCCGCTCCGCTTCAAAAGCAACACCAACTATGTGGACTTCTACTCCACCACACGGAGGCCTTCAAACAGGGCCAACAAGTTCACCGGGTCGCCCGACTCCTGGGTGTAG
- the LOC125988254 gene encoding plakophilin-4 isoform X3 has translation MEEVDSQGEGPMALREGSSGRGIPTETGGASKTTTTTNLLASVKEQELQFERLTRELEEERQIVASQLERCMLGAESPVADSSSSSEKSFAWRSPGGDAQGIAASACQGRGMEAEDGLYPPEADRASLHDSSGGHSAHVTSYSDSGYQDSSVSYYSNQNVVRSEPRASLSRSPRAEGQASGQPSGRMLRRMSSLPSRSQSPGCATAGTVSPSRISLRTSQGSTYDSPILSEPKPLATVFPGTSVPPSCPSPSSPGDGRGAGGAAGRLGSTLSLIEGRVLLGSPLRSGMTAVPQHYGSTLPRQSQSLAYGADPYGLYQRSALPRPDSLIGLHSSYAAGQSGQIDPELRAALSPDSHMTAVFDERTFHSPLFHSPSQELQGSLYGTGAGVGTLRRTTSHCSTLPYQRSSYGLNNAAVYLDSFGVPGEPVYSHQHSELVERMVTRTPSIESIHKDPREFAWRDPELPEVIHMLQHHFPSVQANAAAYLQHLCFGDNRVKVEVCHLGGIQHLVDLLDNKAAEVQKSACGALRNLVYGKATDNNKVALRNCGGVPALLRLLRKTTDNEVRELVTGVLWNLSSCDAVKMTIIRDALTTLTNTVVIPHSGWSSLSHRDQHKIKFQSSLLLRNTTGCLRNLSSAGEEARGQLRCCEGLIDSLLHILKACVNTSDFDSKIVENSVCTLRNLSYRLEVEMPSSRLLGNQELDTLLGFSTTAKELDYICWGKRRRGRKRTDWPDEKQWDGTGPIPGFSPSLRGAELLWHPSVVKAYLNLLAESSNAATLEGAAGSLQNLSAGNWKFSAYIRAAVRKEKGLPILVELLRMDNDRVVCSVATALRNMALDARNKELTGKYAMRDLINRLPGGNPSVLSDDTVASVCCTLHEVTSHNMENAKALADSGGIEKLVDISKGRGKGYSMKVMKAAAQVLNTLWQYRELRSLYKQDGWNYTHFITPVSTLERDRYRSQPTLPTSPMHMSPVIQSGGSATSSPAMLGIRRHSSNYPRETSSMQVDSYYGENTLRRHHYPGSEKKNTYFIGTYSSQSGDELRRAQHPEPFYDEPDRKNYNRLYLSSPQDYGVEQYEDEPVQLTPSSPDGYAGQPLRFKSNTNYVDFYSTTRRPSNRANKFTGSPDSWV, from the exons CTCGTCGGAGAAATCGTTTGCCTGGAGATCTCCGg GGGGCGACGCGCAGGGCATAGCGGCATCTGCATGTCAAGGTCGTGGAATGGAGGCGGAGGACGGACTCTACCCGCCCGAAGCGGACCGTGCATCCCTGCATGACA GCTCGGGGGGCCACTCGGCTCACGTGACGTCATATTCAGACAGCGGCTATCAGGACAGCAGCGTCAGTTACTACAGCAACCAGAACGTGGTGCGTTCCGAGCCTCGTGCTTCCCTCTCCAGAAGTCCGAGAGCTGAGGGTCAAGCGTCCGGGCAG CCATCTGGCCGGATGCTGCGTAGGATGTCGTCCCTCCCTTCCAGGAGCCAGTCTCCCGGCTGCGCCACGGCCGGCACCGTTTCACCCTCTCGCATATCATTGCGAACATCTCAAGGCAGCACCTATGACTCACCCATCCTCTCCGAACCCAAACCGCTGGCGACGGTCTTCCCCGGCACTAGCGTGCCACCCTCCTGCCCGTCGCCCTCCTCCCCAGGCGACGGCAGGGGAGCGGGCGGCGCTGCCGGCCGTCTGGGTTCCACGCTGTCCCTCATCGAGGGGCGGGTTTTGCTGGGGTCACCCCTGCGCTCCGGGATGACGGCCGTACCGCAGCATTACGGCTCCACGCTGCCCAGACAGAGTCAGTCCTTAGCCTACGGCGCTGACCCGTATGGCCTGTACCAGAGGAGCGCCCTTCCCCGCCCTGACAGCCTCATAG GCCTCCACAGCTCCTACGCCGCTGGTCAGTCAGGCCAGATTGACCCGGAGTTGAGGGCAGCGTTGTCTCCAGATTCCCACATGACAGCAGTTTTTGATGAGCGCACCTTCCACAGCCCCTTGTTTCACAGCCCCTCCCAAGAACTGCAGGGCTCCCTCTACGGGACAGGTGCAG GTGTCGGGACCTTGCGGCGGACCACAAGCCATTGCAGCACTCTGCCATACCAAAGAAGCAGCTACGGACTAAACAATGCGGCTGTGTACCTCGACTCCTTTGGGGTCCCCGGCGAGCCCGTCTACTCGCATCAGCACTCGGAGCTGGTGGAGCGGATGGTCACCCGCACGCCATCCATTGAGAGCATCCACAAAGACCCCAG GGAGTTTGCGTGGCGTGACCCCGAGCTGCCGGAGGTCATCCACATGCTGCAGCATCATTTCCCGTCCGTGCAGGCCAATGCGGCCGCTTATCTGCAGCACCTGTGCTTTGGAGACAACAGGGTCAAAGTTGAG GTGTGTCACCTCGGCGGCATCCAGCACTTGGTGGATCTGCTCGACAACAAGGCAGCTGAAGTGCAAAAGAGCGCCTGTGGGGCTTTGAGGAACCTGGTGTACGGGAAAGCCACAGACAACAACAAGGTGGCACTGAGGAACTGCGGGGGCGTGCCTGCACTCTTGCGCCTCCTCAGGAAAACAACAGACAATGAAGTTCGGGAGCTGGTGACCG GGGTCTTGTGGAACCTGTCGTCCTGCGACGCGGTGAAGATGACCATCATTCGCGACGCTCTGACCACATTGACCAACACGGTGGTCATCCCCCACTCAGGCTGGAGTAGCCTGTCACATCGTGATCAACACAAGATCAAGTTCCAATCCTCCCTACTGCTGCGAAACACCACCGGCTGTCTGag GAACTTGAGCTCGGCAGGGGAGGAGGCGAGGGGTCAGCTGCGCTGCTGTGAGGGTTTGATAGACTCTCTGCTTCACATCCTGAAAGCCTGTGTCAATACCTCTGACTTTGACAGCAAG ATTGTGGAGAACAGCGTGTGCACACTAAGGAACCTCTCCTACCGGCTGGAGGTGGAGATGCCATCCTCTCGTCTCCTCGGCAACCAGGAGCTGGACACCCTCTTGGGGTTCTCCACCACGGCCAAGGAGTTAGACTACATCTGCTGGGGGAAGAGGAGGCGTGGTAGGAAGAGGACAGACTGGCCGGATGAAAAA CAGTGGGACGGCACGGGGCCCATTCCGGGCTTTTCTCCGTCTCTAAGGGGCGCCGAGCTGCTGTGGCATCCATCGGTGGTCAAAGCGTACCTCAACTTGCTGGCCGAGAGCTCAAACGCCGCCACGCTGGAGGGGGCCGCCGGCTCGCTGCAAAATCTCTCCGCGGGAAACTGGAAG TTCTCGGCCTACATCCGAGCGGCCGTGCGCAAGGAGAAAGGTTTGCCAATCCTAGTGGAGCTCCTGAGGATGGACAACGACCGAGTGGTCTGCTCCgtcgccaccgccctccgcaaCATGGCCCTGGACGCACGCAACAAGGAGCTCACGG gaaagtacgccatgcGAGATCTGATCAACCGGCTTCCCGGCGGAAATCCCTCGGTGTTGTCGGATGACACGGTGGCGTCCGTCTGCTGCACCCTGCACGAGGTCACCAGCCACAACATGGAGAACGCCAAAGCTCTGGCTGACAGCGGAGGCATCGAGAAGCTGGTGGACATCAGCAAAGGACGAGGCAAAGG GTACTCAATGAAGGTCATGAAGGCAGCTGCTCAAGTGTTGAACACGCTGTGGCAGTACCGAGAGCTGAGGAGTCTCTACAAACAG GACGGCTGGAACTACACTCACTTTATCACACCGGTTTCCACTTTGGAGCGAGACCGCTACCGCTCGCAGCCGACGCTCCCCACCAGCCCCATGCACATGTCCCCCGTCATCCAATCCG GTGGTAGCGCCACATCCTCGCCGGCGATGCTGGGCATCAGGAGGCACAGCTCCAACTACCCGAGAGAGACGTCATCTATGCAAGTGGACTCGTACTACGGAGAGAACACTTTACGCAGGCATCACTACCCAG ggTCTGAGAAGAAAAACACCTATTTCATTGGCACATACAGCTCCCAGTCTGGAGATGAGCTAAGAAGGGCCCAG CACCCGGAGCCTTTCTACGATGAACCGGACAGGAAGAACTACAACCGGCTATACCTGTCGTCCCCGCAGGATTACGGAGTGGAGCAGTATGAGGACGAGCCGGTCCAGCTGACGCCGTCCTCCCCCGACGGCTACGCCGGCCAGCCGCTCCGCTTCAAAAGCAACACCAACTATGTGGACTTCTACTCCACCACACGGAGGCCTTCAAACAGGGCCAACAAGTTCACCGGGTCGCCCGACTCCTGGGTGTAG
- the LOC125988254 gene encoding plakophilin-4 isoform X5, with translation MEEVDSQGEGPMALREGSSGRGIPTETGGASKTTTTTNLLASVKEQELQFERLTRELEEERQIVASQLERCMLGAESPVADSSSSSEKSFAWRSPGGDAQGIAASACQGRGMEAEDGLYPPEADRASLHDSEGSGGHSAHVTSYSDSGYQDSSVSYYSNQNVVRSEPRASLSRSPRAEGQASGQPSGRMLRRMSSLPSRSQSPGCATAGTVSPSRISLRTSQGSTYDSPILSEPKPLATVFPGTSVPPSCPSPSSPGDGRGAGGAAGRLGSTLSLIEGRVLLGSPLRSGMTAVPQHYGSTLPRQSQSLAYGADPYGLYQRSALPRPDSLIGLHSSYAAGQSGQIDPELRAALSPDSHMTAVFDERTFHSPLFHSPSQELQGSLYGTGVGTLRRTTSHCSTLPYQRSSYGLNNAAVYLDSFGVPGEPVYSHQHSELVERMVTRTPSIESIHKDPREFAWRDPELPEVIHMLQHHFPSVQANAAAYLQHLCFGDNRVKVEVCHLGGIQHLVDLLDNKAAEVQKSACGALRNLVYGKATDNNKVALRNCGGVPALLRLLRKTTDNEVRELVTGVLWNLSSCDAVKMTIIRDALTTLTNTVVIPHSGWSSLSHRDQHKIKFQSSLLLRNTTGCLRNLSSAGEEARGQLRCCEGLIDSLLHILKACVNTSDFDSKIVENSVCTLRNLSYRLEVEMPSSRLLGNQELDTLLGFSTTAKELDYICWGKRRRGRKRTDWPDEKWDGTGPIPGFSPSLRGAELLWHPSVVKAYLNLLAESSNAATLEGAAGSLQNLSAGNWKFSAYIRAAVRKEKGLPILVELLRMDNDRVVCSVATALRNMALDARNKELTGKYAMRDLINRLPGGNPSVLSDDTVASVCCTLHEVTSHNMENAKALADSGGIEKLVDISKGRGKGYSMKVMKAAAQVLNTLWQYRELRSLYKQDGWNYTHFITPVSTLERDRYRSQPTLPTSPMHMSPVIQSGGSATSSPAMLGIRRHSSNYPRETSSMQVDSYYGENTLRRHHYPGSEKKNTYFIGTYSSQSGDELRRAQHPEPFYDEPDRKNYNRLYLSSPQDYGVEQYEDEPVQLTPSSPDGYAGQPLRFKSNTNYVDFYSTTRRPSNRANKFTGSPDSWV, from the exons CTCGTCGGAGAAATCGTTTGCCTGGAGATCTCCGg GGGGCGACGCGCAGGGCATAGCGGCATCTGCATGTCAAGGTCGTGGAATGGAGGCGGAGGACGGACTCTACCCGCCCGAAGCGGACCGTGCATCCCTGCATGACAGTGAGG GCTCGGGGGGCCACTCGGCTCACGTGACGTCATATTCAGACAGCGGCTATCAGGACAGCAGCGTCAGTTACTACAGCAACCAGAACGTGGTGCGTTCCGAGCCTCGTGCTTCCCTCTCCAGAAGTCCGAGAGCTGAGGGTCAAGCGTCCGGGCAG CCATCTGGCCGGATGCTGCGTAGGATGTCGTCCCTCCCTTCCAGGAGCCAGTCTCCCGGCTGCGCCACGGCCGGCACCGTTTCACCCTCTCGCATATCATTGCGAACATCTCAAGGCAGCACCTATGACTCACCCATCCTCTCCGAACCCAAACCGCTGGCGACGGTCTTCCCCGGCACTAGCGTGCCACCCTCCTGCCCGTCGCCCTCCTCCCCAGGCGACGGCAGGGGAGCGGGCGGCGCTGCCGGCCGTCTGGGTTCCACGCTGTCCCTCATCGAGGGGCGGGTTTTGCTGGGGTCACCCCTGCGCTCCGGGATGACGGCCGTACCGCAGCATTACGGCTCCACGCTGCCCAGACAGAGTCAGTCCTTAGCCTACGGCGCTGACCCGTATGGCCTGTACCAGAGGAGCGCCCTTCCCCGCCCTGACAGCCTCATAG GCCTCCACAGCTCCTACGCCGCTGGTCAGTCAGGCCAGATTGACCCGGAGTTGAGGGCAGCGTTGTCTCCAGATTCCCACATGACAGCAGTTTTTGATGAGCGCACCTTCCACAGCCCCTTGTTTCACAGCCCCTCCCAAGAACTGCAGGGCTCCCTCTACGGGACAG GTGTCGGGACCTTGCGGCGGACCACAAGCCATTGCAGCACTCTGCCATACCAAAGAAGCAGCTACGGACTAAACAATGCGGCTGTGTACCTCGACTCCTTTGGGGTCCCCGGCGAGCCCGTCTACTCGCATCAGCACTCGGAGCTGGTGGAGCGGATGGTCACCCGCACGCCATCCATTGAGAGCATCCACAAAGACCCCAG GGAGTTTGCGTGGCGTGACCCCGAGCTGCCGGAGGTCATCCACATGCTGCAGCATCATTTCCCGTCCGTGCAGGCCAATGCGGCCGCTTATCTGCAGCACCTGTGCTTTGGAGACAACAGGGTCAAAGTTGAG GTGTGTCACCTCGGCGGCATCCAGCACTTGGTGGATCTGCTCGACAACAAGGCAGCTGAAGTGCAAAAGAGCGCCTGTGGGGCTTTGAGGAACCTGGTGTACGGGAAAGCCACAGACAACAACAAGGTGGCACTGAGGAACTGCGGGGGCGTGCCTGCACTCTTGCGCCTCCTCAGGAAAACAACAGACAATGAAGTTCGGGAGCTGGTGACCG GGGTCTTGTGGAACCTGTCGTCCTGCGACGCGGTGAAGATGACCATCATTCGCGACGCTCTGACCACATTGACCAACACGGTGGTCATCCCCCACTCAGGCTGGAGTAGCCTGTCACATCGTGATCAACACAAGATCAAGTTCCAATCCTCCCTACTGCTGCGAAACACCACCGGCTGTCTGag GAACTTGAGCTCGGCAGGGGAGGAGGCGAGGGGTCAGCTGCGCTGCTGTGAGGGTTTGATAGACTCTCTGCTTCACATCCTGAAAGCCTGTGTCAATACCTCTGACTTTGACAGCAAG ATTGTGGAGAACAGCGTGTGCACACTAAGGAACCTCTCCTACCGGCTGGAGGTGGAGATGCCATCCTCTCGTCTCCTCGGCAACCAGGAGCTGGACACCCTCTTGGGGTTCTCCACCACGGCCAAGGAGTTAGACTACATCTGCTGGGGGAAGAGGAGGCGTGGTAGGAAGAGGACAGACTGGCCGGATGAAAAA TGGGACGGCACGGGGCCCATTCCGGGCTTTTCTCCGTCTCTAAGGGGCGCCGAGCTGCTGTGGCATCCATCGGTGGTCAAAGCGTACCTCAACTTGCTGGCCGAGAGCTCAAACGCCGCCACGCTGGAGGGGGCCGCCGGCTCGCTGCAAAATCTCTCCGCGGGAAACTGGAAG TTCTCGGCCTACATCCGAGCGGCCGTGCGCAAGGAGAAAGGTTTGCCAATCCTAGTGGAGCTCCTGAGGATGGACAACGACCGAGTGGTCTGCTCCgtcgccaccgccctccgcaaCATGGCCCTGGACGCACGCAACAAGGAGCTCACGG gaaagtacgccatgcGAGATCTGATCAACCGGCTTCCCGGCGGAAATCCCTCGGTGTTGTCGGATGACACGGTGGCGTCCGTCTGCTGCACCCTGCACGAGGTCACCAGCCACAACATGGAGAACGCCAAAGCTCTGGCTGACAGCGGAGGCATCGAGAAGCTGGTGGACATCAGCAAAGGACGAGGCAAAGG GTACTCAATGAAGGTCATGAAGGCAGCTGCTCAAGTGTTGAACACGCTGTGGCAGTACCGAGAGCTGAGGAGTCTCTACAAACAG GACGGCTGGAACTACACTCACTTTATCACACCGGTTTCCACTTTGGAGCGAGACCGCTACCGCTCGCAGCCGACGCTCCCCACCAGCCCCATGCACATGTCCCCCGTCATCCAATCCG GTGGTAGCGCCACATCCTCGCCGGCGATGCTGGGCATCAGGAGGCACAGCTCCAACTACCCGAGAGAGACGTCATCTATGCAAGTGGACTCGTACTACGGAGAGAACACTTTACGCAGGCATCACTACCCAG ggTCTGAGAAGAAAAACACCTATTTCATTGGCACATACAGCTCCCAGTCTGGAGATGAGCTAAGAAGGGCCCAG CACCCGGAGCCTTTCTACGATGAACCGGACAGGAAGAACTACAACCGGCTATACCTGTCGTCCCCGCAGGATTACGGAGTGGAGCAGTATGAGGACGAGCCGGTCCAGCTGACGCCGTCCTCCCCCGACGGCTACGCCGGCCAGCCGCTCCGCTTCAAAAGCAACACCAACTATGTGGACTTCTACTCCACCACACGGAGGCCTTCAAACAGGGCCAACAAGTTCACCGGGTCGCCCGACTCCTGGGTGTAG